Part of the Numida meleagris isolate 19003 breed g44 Domestic line chromosome 26, NumMel1.0, whole genome shotgun sequence genome is shown below.
TCCTGGCAGCGTTTCGGGGcgatgctgctgggatgctgggcAAAGCCAAGCCACACCTGGGGGGCTGCCAGCTCCCAAAACCTGGGGCACCAAAACGTGGCTCATGGGATCTGCCCACCAGCCCAATCCGAGCTCAAACAGGGccgggctgtggggctggagtgGGGCAGCCGCGTGCATCCCCGTGTGGCTCAAGCCACAGCAGCCAGTGATTTCTTTCAGTCTTGGGGAGCGGGGGCAGAGGGAAGCCGCATGCTGATAATGTactgaaagtaaatgaaattaaataagcGAAGCAGCACTCGCAGCTCCTGCCTTCCCCCCTGGGTAATTCAATTCGAGCGCTCGCGCTGATGGGATCTCGCCAGGGCTGCCTCTGTCACCCCGCTGGGGCCTGGAATCTTAACGTCTAAATAAAAGTTTCACTCAAGCATTTTTTATGCTCCTGCCAGCGGGATCGGCGAGCTGGCGTTGGGCACATTAATGTAATATTCATACTCGCAGGCTCTCCCTGTGCATCCGGCAGCACCGTCCCATTTTCATAATTATAAATGTCCCATAAAATGACATTCAGATTTGCATTAGCTCAAGGGGTCGAGGCTGGGGTTGGAGAAGGGAATGCGCCTTTTCTGCCGGTCGGAAGCGCCGTGCTGCTATAGGGAAAAGCTGAGCAGGTTTGCTTCTTGCATGGGTGCTTCCCCCCCACCTCGGTGGAGGGATGCCAGCCCGGCGCCTGGGGATGTGGCAGGTGACATTGGgtcctgctggcagctctgtggggcactCTGGGGCTGGTCACCAAGCTCCAGCACCGAATTTGGGGACGTGGCGAGTGGCGTTATTCTGCACTACCATCTTAGGAACAACCTCCTGATCCCTAATGCAGCTCAGCCTGAACCTGAGAGGGAATTTAGGTCCCTTTTTGACATCCTTGATTGTTTCTCTTGTAAGAAACATAAGAGTATTTGCATGAAGGTGTGCATTTCTCTCCTGCTCTCAGCAACCCAACCACCTGTGCCCTGGGCTGTGCATGGTGGAAGTCATAGAGCATCCCCCACTATGACCATGTTGCATTTCCCTGGAGCAAAACTAGAAGTAAGATCAGATTCGAGCTGCACAGAAGTGGGACCCGTCCCTGCCAATGGATGAGGGAATGGACGTGGAGATGGATTGGCCGAGAGTTGATTGCTGGCGAGATGCACTATGAAAACAAGAGGAGCTCTCGTGACCTGTGATTCTGGGGAGTCATTCTTACCCAAGAGGTTGCCGAGGCCAGGCACTGGGGGGATGATGAGGGGCGTTTTGGTGGTCATTTTTAATTAGTGGTCATTTTTAATGTGGTGACAGGAGATGAGCGAGGAGGGGGCTAGGGGTGAGCTGTGCCGGGGCAGGGGCAGAGCAACGCTGAGCCCCAAACCCACTCGTGGTAATGCGTGCATTCAGTGTGAGTCCCTCggagggaggagggatggaGCTTGCAGGCAGCGCTGGGGTGGGCGTGCTGATGCATCCCTGCCTCTTTGGAGGACCCCTATAGGCGGTGTGCTATCTACCCAAGGCTGCTGCACAGCTTGGAGGATGGTCTTGGAGGGATCCGTTCCTCTCTGTACACAGGGGTTGCAGCTGGGAGGCACTGCATGCACTGGAAATGACAAGACTTTGCTTTGGTGCCTGCAGGAATGGAGGAAATCGCACTGAGGCCTGTTCAAGACACAGGGAACATTCTAAAGCAAGGATATCTGGAGAAGAGGTCCAGAGGTAAGGCCTGAGGAGCGCATCACGGCTGGGGGGCTCCACTTGGGCTGGGTTTTTATTCTGTCTGACAAAGTGAAGGCAGGTGGTGAGGGAGATGGTGGGGAAAGCTTCGTGCGGACGAGCTGCTGTGGTTCACGGCCATCCTGAAGAGCACAGCACGCTCAGGTCACCAGTGATGGAAGCACCACCGAGAATGCAAAATATCAGATGAGGAGCAAACaggaaaatctctctttttcGTGCAGAGGTGTCAGCAGCCACAAGCAGGCGGTCAGAGCTTTCTTAGGGGCCGTATGTAAAGGGAGAGCACGGCCCTTCTTTATTCCCCTTTGTCGATCATCCAGCTGCACAAAGATTAAAACCCAGGAACCACATTAAGCAGCAGCCTCGTCCTCTGAGGCAAGATGTGCTGTTCTAACCAGCCTTACCTAATGAGGATAAAGCCCTGCTGAAGGGAAGGTGGTTCGTAGCATCACGCGCATTAGCGAGCTGAGATAAGGGAGGCAGCCCCGGGTTGATCTTGATTTCCCTGACTCTTGTGAAAGCTACAAATTATTTCCTCGTCGCTCAGATGCTGGCTTGATTTATTTAGTGTATGGCAGGTGGGATGAGGTAAGAGCAACCCCTTTCTTCCTCGTGGTCGTAAGTTGAGCTGCGTAACTGGTCCTGTGCATGTAGCAGCTTGCTCCAATTACAGAAGAAGACACTTACACCTCAATTAGGGAGGTTTCACCTCAAGCTGTGTTCTCTCCCGGTAGGACAGGCTTGCTCTCCTTGCTTGGCTGAGGTTTTGTACCTCAATTCAAATCCGAATTTTGTGCCAGAAACGTGCAGGATTTcgttgggaaaaagaaaatctttttccatCCTCTGCATGATCATCACGAAGCATTCAGCGGAAGAACAGCAATGAATGTGCTTAttcctgtgctgtgtttttctttctagacCACAGCTTTTTCGGGTCGGAGTGGCAGAAGCGGTGGTGTGTCCTCAACAGAAAGACCTTTTATTACTATGCCAATGAGAAAAGTAAGTGGGGAGGCATCCACCTCCAGTCTCCAAAGTGTGGGCAGTGGCTGAGGGTGCAGACAGGGCTGGGAAAGAGGGGACAAGAGCTCCGTCCACAAGGCAGGCTGATACCTGGCAAGAAAAAAGCATAGACCGTGGCccatttctctgcagcagctggagttTTAGGACTTAACTTGGCTGAGGAAATCTGAATTCAGCCATTTCTTCAAAGCACGGTGCTGCCTGGAAGCGTCCTCCTTTGAGAAGGGACGGTCTTAAGGGCACCTGGGCCCCTGGGACACTCCATCCCAAGGGGAAATGATGAGGCAATTAGCGTAGAAAGGAGCCAGCACGCCCTTAGTCTCTGATAAAACCAAGATGTGGGCTGCAATTTCCAAAAGCACTTAAGGGATCTGGATGTCGTCTCAGCTTTCTCCTGCTGAACCCCCgctttcttttctcagaagtgAGATAAATAAGAGGATGGCTGGAACTCCCCATGAAGGAAAAACACACGGGTTCTTGTAGAAAGGTGTATCCcagcttgctttttttatttgcagtccCCCAACGTCTTCATAGGTAGGgagcaagagaagagaaaggcaggGACGGAGCTGCATGTAAATAAAACGACGCACCAAGTTTTCCATTAGCCATCAGCTGGGCTTCAGCCCCCTAAGTGGCTGTATATAATCCGTGTGTCAGTGtagataaatattttgcagtcaTGCTCCATCAGGTACGTACAAACAGACAGCTAATATCTCCAGCAGAGTCCGGCACGAGGAGATATATGGCCTTCCTTACTCTGTTCCACCCATCCAGAATCACGGCGTGTTAACTGCTTACAAAACACACACCTCCATCCTCGGTTTGCAATGGCCAGTCTGCATCAAACCCCAGCAGCTCGTGGGGATGGAGCTGagtctttcttcttctccttctcccattTCCTTTGAGGATGCTGGGCGCTATTTGCAAAGGTTTGCAGATGAGCTCGAATGCAAGAGCCGATATTCCATTGTTTCAGTGGGAGGTGGGCAGCTATCAGCTTCCAAATGGTCCCCAGAAGGCAACAGGGTAAAGCAAACCTGCTCCTGGTGGactgaaccttttttttttcatagggCTTGGCTTCATCCAAACGAAAAAGTTAAGAGCAGGTGCCCAAATCACGCTCCCACACTCGCTCAAGAAGATTCATAGGGAAATAATGAGCTGGGTATCCAGCTGGGCTAAATAAACGTGCCTCAAACGATGGCAGGGAAGTTCTCTCTCTCCAGCCTGGCTGGTGTGTGTGCATCGACAGGATCCACAGGCCAATCCTCCCAGGCCCCACTGAGCATTTCTTCCTGTACGCCGGCCCGCTCGCTCCTTACCAGCAGAAGAGTGGCTGGTATCATATTTCCCCAAGTACACAGCGGTCTCTGCTTCATTACAAGCAGCTCATCTCATGCAACCTTGTGACCCTGGCAACCTTTCAGTGGCTGTTTGCAGTCTCTGGAGGCTTCCAATGACGTCCTCTTTACTGTGTCCTTATGAAGATTTTATAACGTTCTCTTTAGATTTCCTTGGGGGGAAGGATGCTTAGATTTTCTCGCCGTCTCCCAGTGGCACGTGATAGACCTCAGCTTCCCCGTGTGGGCAGCAGACATCTGCCCCTCTCACGAGGGTTTGATAAAAGATATCAACTCCGGAATTATTACATTTCTCTTCTGCCAGGCAAGCAACCTAAAGGCACCTTCTCCATTGAGCAGTACAATGCCCGGCTGGCTTTCCACCTCCGCAAAGACTCGCGCCGAAGATGCTGTTTTGAATTAGTCTGCCCTGGGAAACGCACCTATGAGGTAGGAGCTGGGGGAAGAAGCGGAGCCTTTGTGCTGGCTGACGACAGCACAGGAGCTCGTGGTCCCAGGCCCAGGGCACAGGTTGgacctgcagggctggggaggctGCGAATCTCCAAACCTCAGTCTCTGGTTCAGCAATAGaagaagctctgcagaaggtGCTGGTGCTTCTCCATCTCATCCAACCACCTCCCCGTGTACCTTCCCTTGGCACAGGAGTGATCCTGGTGCACTCGAGGGGCCTCCCACCCAGGAGCACTAGAGGATTGGGTTCAGAAAGCCCATTTTTAAGTGAGCACTTCAGAGCCATGTTGAATTTAAACTTTCCATTTGTTGGGCCTACACACTGGTGCAGTGAAAAACCTGGTCCAATTCGCCAAATGTGTCTGAGAGCCTGCCAGAGATTCAGGGAGACTTTGGATCTAGAGCCTTGGTTCACAGTCAGTACTGTATATTCAATAGGGATTGTGGTTTTCATCTGAATTCTTTTAATGAATTAGGCTTGACAGCCTTCCTTTGGGATAGTCGagctttgttctgcttctgcttccctGTTTGGAATAGGGAGATAAAGAAGTGAAATGGTTTCCCCAAACCCCACGGGACAGAGAATGGCAGATCCAAGCCCTCCATCCCTGATTTGAGTTTCAAACCTTCATCCTCTTCATGCATTCAAGAAACAGCATGGTAACAGGTGAACCTCTCTCCAGTTCACAGCCCCGAGTCCAGCAGAGGCTGAAGATTGGGTGGATCAGATCCAGTTCCTCCTGAAGGGTGAGTCTGGCAGCTTGGCCCAAGCCAACCCATCGTGTTCATTGGGCCAGatccctgcagcccttcccagccAAGTCTCTGCGGCAGCCTGTGGGCTTGTGCTTATCCCCAGGACCCTGCTGGGTCAGGAGCccttcttcctgctcctctgctgctaaACTGTGCAGTCAGCAAGGGGACGGAGCCCTCTCTGCAAGGTGCCCGGTGAGCACGACGTACAGCTCCACAATCTTTGTCGCTTGATCTCAGCTCACTGCAAATTCCAGCGTGCGGTTTGGCAAAGCCTGCTCTTTTCCACCCCTCTTTGCTCTCTCCCAACAGACCTGAGTTCCCTCACTATCCCGTACGACGAGGACGAGGAAGAGCTCTACAATGACGTGGGGAGTTCTGACTCCATGACCACGGCATCTCACAACACTACCCTGAATCAAGACGATGGGATGGAAGAAGACGACATCTACGAGGTTTTTCCAGGTAAGCAACAAAATAATAAGGTTAAAACCCAAGCCGTGCCCTAACTTTAACCCTGCAAACATGGCGGGAGACCTTGGCCAACAAACACATTGATGGGAATGAACATCTCAGGCTCTGCTGAGTTTAATAGGCCTATAACTCAAAGGAGCGACTCGGTTTCTTTGTTCAGACTGGCTGATGGACTACAAGAGCAAACCCCTTCTGTTCTGGCGAGATGGGGCTTTTGTAAATTCAAGTGAGGCAGCTCTTACTGGGCCGTGTTACCTGGAAAATCAGAGTTAGATGATGAAAATGCTCCCTTCTGGGCATGCAGTCATGGCTGTAACGTGATTACTGGGCTTCCAAGAGATGATAAAATAACTGCATTAAAGACTGGTGCTTGCTCGCTAGCAGCGCAGGAGGCCTGGAGGCggcagggctgtggctgctgtgagAGGAGCCAGGAGCAGTCTTCTCGGCACAGAACCAAACAGGCTGAGAGGGTGACATGATCTGCAGCATTTCTCACCGTTACAGCAGAAATCACAGCGTGACATGCCCCAGGGCTAGGTCAGGGGGTCACCCGAGCCTGATTCAAACACGCACGCTGCTCTGCCTCTGCGCTGAGGTTGGCACTGCCCAGCGCTGCACCCTGTCCCCTAGGGTAAGGTCCCTCTCTGTCTGCCTTCAGAGGTGCAAAAGGGGtccttatttcttcttatttattgTAGAGCTTTGTATTTgtagtgattaaaaaaaaaaaaaaaaaaaagaacaacattaAATGCACCGGAAAGTATGCTGGTGCCCAAGGTCTTTGttgtgctgttgctgctggAGAAAATCTCTGCTCAGCAAGTGGCatccaggcagctgctgggagcagagctggggctcctgggctgccagcacaacCCCGAGCAGCCTCAGCTCCTGTCTGCCTTCGTCTTTCCTTCCTGACCTTCTCCTTCTCCGTTTACATCATCAGCTCTttgggctgcagctccctttTCCTCCGGGTGTAGCTGCAGTGatccctgctctcagcaggagCTTTTGCTCCACGGTTCCAGGTGCATGTGAAACCCGAGGGGGTTCAGCATCCCTGGCTGCTCGGGCAGCTGCATCCAGCTCCTCGCTGCCCTAcggctgccagcagcatctccagagCAGGTATCAAATGTGAGATTAGTTCCACATGTGGCTGATGGTGATCCTGGCGTGAGCTTGTGTTGTGCTGACCAGGGGACAGACCCTTCCATTTCCCCTGCTCTGAGATGCAGAGTGCATCAAAAGCTGCAGATTTGCCATGGGAGCCGTTTGTACCCTTTGAATACGTCTGAATGCCCACCTGCATTGCAGGGCATTGGAGACTCGAGCTGCTAGGACGTGGGGCAGAGGCTCAAAGCTGCAGCTCCTTGAGAGGTGCCCACATCCCGTGGCCATTTCCCATCTCTCTTACAGCCTTCCCAGGCTCCCTGCTGCTTGGCCTTGGCCGAAAGCATGGGGATTGCAGGGGGATTTTTGCCCCTTTCCCAGTGCTCAGCCCCTTTAGGGTGGAAGGACGGAGATGATGAGCAGGACCAGGAGTGGGGCAGTGAGGAACGAGGCACAGAGTGCCTGCAATGGGTCAGAGCGCTCCGCTCCCCCCAAGCACATCCCCTTCacccctcttccccccccctaGAAACGTGGGAGCGAGCCCCCATCCAAGCTGGGGGCTCCTCTGGG
Proteins encoded:
- the SKAP1 gene encoding src kinase-associated phosphoprotein 1 translates to MIPEDVQRLLEDAECFLADGLQNENLSPKAREQRNTILFGFQQVKARYHLEFLPRGENQHDAGFGQDSSDENQSWSLAPSMTSDVSLPSDLQDDGMEEIALRPVQDTGNILKQGYLEKRSRDHSFFGSEWQKRWCVLNRKTFYYYANEKSKQPKGTFSIEQYNARLAFHLRKDSRRRCCFELVCPGKRTYEFTAPSPAEAEDWVDQIQFLLKDLSSLTIPYDEDEEELYNDVGSSDSMTTASHNTTLNQDDGMEEDDIYEVFPEKDPNAPEDSEDVGGGQQRGKSPPYIGQPRGCPGDGGRQGIWGAGADGGTLMERRWGRRDRR